tgtgacgtcatcatgGTTTGACATCAAAACAATGCGATGTCGCACACAATTTACTacaaaaaatgaccaaaggctacagatatttgtatttaatttttatacttataagtaggctggatttaataataaaacaatagttGCCTTTTAGGTTCAGTCGATaggtggatttatcgacctgataaaagcgatatcaacctcgggctgcgccctctgtcgatattgcttttatcaggtcgataaatccacatatcgacctcaccaaaaggcaataattgtataatacgaacaaaaactaaaacttaaaatacatttatatttactTAGTCATAGatacacaagagctgtcacaggagacagcgcgctagactatttcgatgctggatggtgaaactgggcacatctgaggaaactggagctgttactggagtgtttaatgactccaatggtggatgaagatattgcacaatagcttaagtctgtgtcaaaaatattaagtaataagagaggtaaagataaagtgtatcaaaacactatacaagtataattctaagcaaaaaggggacataattcataaaatattggtgcaacagttatgcaccttgtgtcttatgatgtgggtgatgatgtggaacaatacttcaagtctgaatcaaatccatttcgtaataactgagatatagtgaaaatgcatcaaaattaaccgtaaattctaggtaaaagggggcataattcataaaaaattggcgCCAGAGTTATAtaccttgtgtcatatcatgtgggtgataaggtggaacaactatttcaagtttgaatgaaatccatttagtaataactgagatagagtgaaagtgtatcaaaactttaacctgaaattcaaagtaaaaaggggggataatttatgaaatattggtgcaagagttatggtccttgtgtcatatgatgtgagtgatgatgttgaacaactattttaagtttgaataaaatccatttagtaacaacagatatagtgaaagtgcaacaaaactttaacctgaaattctaagtaaagtaagtaagtaagtaagtaagtaaagactttattttctGTGGATTACACATTTGGCATATTtaccaatttacaatatggtccacaaCATACttgtatatacaaaatataaaataaatattatcaacttaagtcattaattacaattatgtcttttgacaaaaaaatgctgaaaagtaGAAAATTGAAATAAGTAAacacaagtacatataaatatgaataaaaacaaaGTATACAAACTTAAATGTCTGAACAGATGAAGATATGATATTTCATCTGCTGTAGAGTGCTAAGAATTATGTACATAGAGTTTTTCTAGGATACATAGTTTTATTCATTACTAAAATGCCATTTGAGATACTCTTGTTTGAATTTTTCCAAGGTGTCAGCTGATCTTATATGATTAGTGATATCATTCCAAATGACAGACCCTGAGTTATATAACGATTTTcgaaaaaattccttttttagGTTTTGGTAAAAGAAgttcattattatcatttgatCTAAGAGcataaattgatgaatttttgtgTTTGAATCTAGATTTAAGATATTCTGGATACTGATTGTTTAAAGCTTTGTAGACCATGAtagcttttttgtattttattctgtCTGGGAACTTCATCCACTTAAGTTGTTTAAACAGAGGATGGGGCAGTATAGTCTTGGTCTAAAATTATTCTTGCTGCCCGTTTCTGAAATTTTAGCAATGTATCTAATTGCTCTTCGTTGCAATTTCCCCATATTGTGCAGCAGTAATCAAGATGTGGCAAGATGTAAGAGTTGAAAAATAGCTTTCGTGAATTTAAactcaaaaaatgttttattcttaGTAACAGATAGAGATTTGTGTTGCATTTTTTTAAAGTCTGATCTACTTGGTGCCTCCAGTTAAGGTGTTCATCCACATGTACACCAAGCAGTTTCTCTGAAGTTGAGTATGATAGATTCTGGCCTTGCATTTGAATTGTTCTTGATTCTTTGTGATCATTCAGATGTTGATTGTTATAAGATGCTGTGATGTACATGGCTTTAGTCTTTGATGTGTTAGGAATCATTGAATTGTTTCTGCACCACTCATCAACGGTTTGAATATTTGTCTGTAGTGTAGTATGTACTTGTGATACAGTTTTACCATAAGCAGACATTGTAgcatcatctgcaaacatgtcGAGCGATGAGTTTGTTATATTTAGAGGAAGATCATTGATATATATGATAAACAGCACAGGGCCCAATTCAGAGCCTTGAGGTACCCCTGCGGATATGTCTTGTGCAAAGGAAAGTTGTTCAGAGATACTAACTCTTTGAGTGCGGTTCTCAAGGTATGATTGGAGCCACCTAATGCTTGATTCACAgaaattatatagttttaacttTTCAGTAAGAAGGGAGTGGTTCACTAAATCGAATGCTTTTGTCAGGTCTAAGAATATTGTTCCAACAACAGAGTTATCATTAATTGCATTTATCCATTCATCAATGATGCTAGTGAGTGCAGTTTCGCAAGAATGTTGTGATCTGAATCCTGATTGGTGTGAGTGAATAAGTGTATTTTTTTCTAGGAAAAGTTTCATGTGGTTTGAGACATCTCTTTCTATTAGTTTAGATAGTATAGGAAGAATTGATACTGGCCTGTAATTACTCTTGTCTGATTTAGAGTTTTTCTTGAAAATAGGTGTTATTTTAGCAGTTTTGAATTTGTCTATGAATTTGTTTTGTGAAATACTCAGATCGAATATATTTGTTAAGGGTTTTGAGATTATGTCACAacttaattttagtatttttgagCCAAGCTCATCTAGACCTGTTGCCTTTGTTTCGTCTAGACATTTTAATTCCTTTATTATGAATTCTTCAGTGACTGGGGGTATCTCAAATGATGTATTTCCCATACTGGTTTTAACAAAGTCCTCAATTAGTTCCTTATTTTCAGGTGTGAGGTGTTCTGGAGGATTTTGTACTGTATTGAATACATTTGTGAAGAATGTATTGAATGTTTCAGCAGTTGTTCTAGGATCAAGTATCGGGTTACCTTCATCATCATTGATGTAATTAGTCTGATATTTTTTGCCTTTACCTGACAATTGATTGAGATGTCTCCAAAGTTTTTTAGGATTTTTCttactgttttcaatattttctgagtaaaaagattgtTTGCTTAAAAGGggtaataattcattaaatattggtaacagagttatgggccttgtgtcatatgatgtgggagatgatgtggaacaactactttcagtttgaattaaatctatttaggaataactgagatagagtgaatgtgcatcaaaaactttaacctgaaattctaagtaaaaaggggggataattcatgaaatattggtgtgagagttatggcccttgtgccatatgatgtaggtgatgatgaggaatacctattttaagtttaaagcaaatccatcaagtaattacagagataaggagagaaaaaaaagaaagtttaaaaaaactttaaccaaggtggggacgcggaaagacgccgacgccggggtgagtaggatagctctcaatatactttgtatagtcgagctaaaaaggtcaCAGTATTAAAGGTTATAGGTGGTACCTTTAGTGGGTAGTGTTAACTGATAACTTCTCCAAGTCCATCAGAGAGGGACACTTTTGTTAACTCGACATAATTTGTTCaatattaaaatatacaaatttattcGAGTTATGTTAAATTCTAAGAAAAAGCAAGTATATAATCTATGTAAATTCTTGAAATTTGCTTTTTGCCGTAGAGCAGAGTTGTTACAAAACACTTGATATGTGAACTCCATGATGTAACATATGAAATTtccttgttaatactctagaacTATTTTATAATGTACAAATTGTATGTTTGCCATATTCATAATTGTATATTGCCAAAGGCAGATAACAGCCGATTTGCAAAAAAACTTGACTTGACTTTGacttattaaaatattcaaaccTGCAAAGGCAACAACAACTGTACattcaaaacaataacaaacagcAGCAACAATATCTAACATCAATAACAATTCTACATTTATATGCAAGTATTCAAGGTGTAAAATTTCTTCATTATTTATCACAGACCATTATTTTAGTTTTGGTTTATAATCCATTTTGATAGCCTCTAAATACCTGTATAATATAAGTTAACAAATCTAGGACCTGTGGAGTACAGTGGGCACTAGTCTGAATCCAACTGAGAGTTGATTTTAAGCAAAGATTCAGAAAACTGTCAATATATTGAAGTATGTGTTTGAAATCTAAGATAATCAATGTACACTGGTAATAATTAACATAAGTTCACACTAAACAATCATAaatcatgtttaatatataagtaaaattttaagaaactttcCAACAAATCTTCAATAGCCTGGCTACTGACTAGAAAATCTCTTTTGTTATTACTTTTATCATTGCTCTTATATATTCAAAccaatctttcttggctctgttttgagaagaaaagggacataattatacaaaatttgaataggctcaggagttatctccagtaaacaaaacatagggtctgaactaAATCTTCAACTGTGGTGCATTAAGAACCATCTAAATGTTTTGCTGAAATTAAAGTACTCTCAGTCACTCTTTCTGATGTCATTAAAGTTATATCATGGTCTAAACGTCAGAAAATGTAACGAAAGGAAAAAAGGAggaatttaatacaaatttagTGTTGGGAACTGATAAAAAtatcattctaacatggctcaaattgatttccagttaaacaaagaggAAAATCAAACGCagtatatcctgcgataaacatcggttgacgcacggaccaataagagagcattatgacgtcaattttgacgtcatgtagccgcctgacgtccgatacattactcctcgcgtaaataaattccagcataatatttattgaaatatatcaacgtgcatgtcagaatgaaaacaatcaaggccttcttgtgatttatcttctaatttaccacggttcatcgttcagatgcttcagtatttaaccactcgggctaatgccctcgtggttcaattcctacgcatctgaactctgaaccgtggtaaattagacgataaacaacgcgaaggccttgattatttgttaaatgaaacaatatagtATAAGCCAGTTTAATTGATCTAAAATAATAAGActttaacaaaatagaaaaacactATCCTAGTCTTTTTGCATTTCCCTATTTATCatcaaaaaatattaaacaaactaATTGTTCTTCAATGCAATAAAACCAGTTTAAGGACTGAACCTGATACTTTTGAAACTTCTATCTCCTTTcctaaaattttgttttggttttgtacACTTTTATAAATTCGACTTTAATTGTAATCCATTAcagtaatttaagaaataatatataacaaaaaaccgtgttttaacactatttatacatgatgGCCTGTTATTCATTgggcataataatttcacgaCGGCACAGCCCtcatgaaataatttcatacgaAGCATATCTGCTCAAGTGTATAAAATTTAATAGTGTTCGATCACggatttgctataaattatttcaattcttatatatcttttatcataaagtttagataaaatatgatagaacaGTTTATTAGTGCATAAATGGCACCAAATGGTAGGCtctcacgctcctttgtttataccaGAAATGGTGATATGTCTTGCGGAATAGCTCCATTAgggcgcaaatgatggcgaattattctgctcAGCTAATAACTAACTctgtgtgtgtgtaaattaatcaagatagtaatgctacatgccaattcattttaaacatgtttttaagtaaaatatttcatcaaattttaaagtgctatttcttgatgcctaaatggcgctaaatatcacttCGACGTGATGTCAACATGATATCATTGCGATGATAAAAgcaggaataatttgaacactcttggcaGATGGTCATGTAAAGACCATTTGtgcgaaattattttaaaatcatgccagcagtttcatacagaagatttttaaagtttccactataaacatattatatagggaaaagtgaccacgccccctggcacccatgttttttgacgaatcagaataatttgaacaatcttggaagaagctcacacaaggaccatttgtgtgaaaatatttcaaaatcagattACCTGTTCAGGAGATGTTGTTAAAAGATTTTCTACTTTTCAACTTAGCAGCCCCTATGTGCTACCAAGCGGAACGTTTTGAACACCAcacagtttcagaggagattttgtttgaagaaaagtgtggacgtaAGAGCACCAGATGAATGGCCGAACGGCGGGCTATTACTGcatgataataattattaatacacaattaatttatatatttggtaaatgtaaatatatttgacatggattttctgcatttgaagtatatacagttgaatatcatTACCTCAATaacggttagctcgatactccggttagcacgatgtgttttagtcggtcccgatttttctctatatatttaaatgtaattatttatcattacctcgatatgattagctcgatattttgtttagctcgatgagatttttcagtcccgtcaacttacctgtactgctTTTACACCTgctttcgtcgatatcacagcttgtcaaaaaatatccatgttatgtgtaaggtgtgaaaatcaacctattgttgtccggcgatgtattaatcataatcaagttagtttgtgtgtttgttatttaatctttaaatccaatttaaatgtcaggaagtttgcatttaattcccaataattagtgttataaaacagcgtgcaagcgggcaagccttccaatataacaactaatttggatgaaatattttttctgtctgacggagtaaaaatctgctaTTTAGGGTTGAGTaataatatgcgtatttaactggcaaattttcgttatcgaagcacagtcaaaataaCTACTCATCTAGGAACATTACCGCTACATTCAGACTTGTTCtaagggaaggaataaaaatgcgaATGTCTACacgtattttttgaaaaattaaaaagttgtatgtacgttacgtcgaacttcggatacgtcgatgcaaatATGATTCAGCACTGATGTTataaaaatacatgataaaacataATGATGTGACATCAATCACAAGTAAATATCATCATAACATTGGGTCAAAGAAGAAAACTGctacaatttttttatatatgagaACTCTATTGACAGTTGCTAGATTGCTAgtttaaaatacaatgtacatcTCAAAATTCCGTTACCGAGTGTGAGTTGTAACAGCCAAAGGACTGAATGCTAAAATATAGGTCAACAACTAGTTAAAAACTTTTGCCAAGTTAGAATTGATAAACTGTGTTCCTAGATTTTATCAGTGAATTATATATAGGCAGTAAGTTGTTCCGATGAAAATTATTAAATCTCACTTGTGATTTAATCATCATAAACCAAAACTCCTGATTATTATTGCCTGATAAAATATAGCAGCAAATTTACTATTTCTTTACTCTCTATTAGGTATGACCATCAAGGCTGGCCTCAAAAGCAGTTTTCAGTTTATTCAATTTTTCCTTCATACTATTGTAAGTTCTAGATTTTGATGAAGCCTTTAACAAAGATTTCGCTTGATGCTTTGATCTCCAAATTTTTATAAGTCTATCATCACAGACAGTTATACACGTCTCCTGATCTACTGGCGAAAAAGCTAGACCATTCACCACACTGTTCTCGTGCATGGACATCACAAGCAACGTGTTATCTCCAGTATCGAGGGTCGAGTGGAACAGTCTGCCAATACAAACACGATAATGTCTGTCCCAAAGATATCCCCTCATATCTTCACTACCACTGAAAGCGAAAACAGATAAATTACGTATTGGAAACTacatcattttttaaaagctaTCGGTGTTTTTACAGACTCTAATGAAGTCATTTTGAGATGTATGCAAAATTGTACCAGGTTaatactgtaaaatactttttaaattgaaacaaattatttttcgCAAATTACTCTAATCTGGCCTGTtctatttagattttttcatATTCTCCAAATGTTGAAAAGGCAACAAtgtgaacaagaggaccatgatggtcctgaatcgctcacctcttcccacatgacccagttttgagtatgacatcgtttttgaccaactttcatgaagatcccatgaaaaatgtgacctctagagtggtcacaaggtttttctatttttagacctactgacctagtttttgaaggcacgtgacccagtttcgaacttgacctagatatcatcaagatgaacattctgaccaactttcataaagatcccatgaaaaatgtgacctctagagtggtcacaaggtttttctatttttagacctactgacctagtttttgaccgcacgtgacccagtttcgaacttgacctagaaatcatcaagatgaacattctgaccaactttcatgaagatcccaagaaaaatgtgacctctagagtggtcacaaggtttttctatttttagacctactgacctagtttttgaaggcacgtaacccagtttcgcacttgacctagatatattcaagatgaacattctgaccatttttcatgaagatcccatgaaaaatgtgacctctagagtggtcacaaggtttttctatttttagacctactgacctagtttttgaccgcacgtcacccagtttcgaacttgacctagatatcatcaagatgaacattctgaccatttttcatgaagatcccatgaaaaatgtgacctctagagtggtcacaaggtttttctatttttagacctactgacctagtttttgactgcacgtgacccagtttcgaacttgacctagatatcatcaagatgaacattctgaccaactttcatgaagatcccatgaaaaatgtgacctctagagtggtcacaaggtttttctatttttagacctactgacctagtttttgacttcacgtgacccagtttcaaacttgacctagatatcatcaagatgaacattctgaccaattttcataaagatcccatgaaaaatgtgacctctagagtggtcacaagcaaaaagtttacggacgcacggacggacgacggacgacggacactgcgcgatcacaaaagctcaccttgtcactttgtgacaggtgagctaaaaatgaaaccagaAATACATTTGAATATACCATAATTTTATATTACTGGCATACTTGTCACACTTTTTACGAAAGCTTTCAATTcttgaagaataaaaataatgtcCATGTAAATAAGAGTTCTACAGCATCTAACTGTATGTATCGTTGACATGAAGTATTATGAAAGAGTTAGCAATCTACTGCCGGTTTTgaagtaacaagcaaattcacaCTTTggtcaaaatttcatttttgttttaaatgaaacacatgaTTATCCCTTTATGATGGGAACAAAAATTTACTTCGAAGAATCCAgacataaacaaatacaaaaatctgACTGACTGGATTTCGAATTGACTTCAACACAACCAAAGTTACTATAAGTTGAATCTGACTAAAACCTATTGATAATTaagaagtaattttgaattttgtttccgAAATGTGTTCACAGCTGCTGCAATTTGAGATAAGAGAATCTGAGATACAAAATTTAAACTGTATAGTAAGTATgtacaacaaaatgtaaatttctgaactttatacatgtacttacctTATGACATGTTTGAACATTTTAACTGAAACCCATGTCTCGTATCTATTACAAAGCTGTACATACATTTCATCTTACAATTGATAAAAGATGATATAATGTAAAAGTGAAAAACAACTTAGTAGGATATCCATAGAAACCACAAAATGCACAATTACATATCACAATAAAAATGTCTTACCTCCCAATATAATCTGGACAAGCATCAAGACATATGTACCAGGCAGGAAATGTAGAAAAACCCAAATGACCAGTAAACTCAATGTCCTTGACCCTTTCCATACCAACAAGGTCAATACAGCCTATTTTTAGCTCCTTGCAGAACACCTTTTCTGATACAGGTAGTTCATCATCAGGGTCGTCTACCTTGTTTTCTGGTGCCGACTTGTCCATTTCCCGGAAGTTAAAGTACAAGTACCTACAACAAGGACAGGATGAAATGGTTGAGATTTCTtgtatttatacaatattttctactgctgaaaatgttttgtatttacatgtaaacTGAACaccatttttttgttataaactgtGGCTAGGTCATGTCACCAGCATTTTTACGTCGGTAGAGACTTATTCTCTACTATAACttacaacttctccacatggaaCTAGTGGTAGTAGACAAATGACATCAGAGCAACTCTTTTCCATGCCCATGGTGGAAAACAATAACAACTGCAGTAATGAATGAACTTACTGAAATccatttactttcatttttaactACAGTCTTTCCTGTCTATAGCAGTCAGCTAAGGGACTGAATGAAAGTGACCAATAAAACAGGTGACCACTATATCCAGGTTTTCATTTTCAGACATAATATAAggtaattaaaatcaaaataagaaaagttttattatttcttactttAGCAGGTCCAtgcattttaaataaaagtataaaatattttcatctgatATTTAAACttctaaaaacattaaaatgtacacattttttaataaaaacatattttaaatgctATAAGACAtagacatttttaaaagtttatgaaTGATGGCGTGCTATTTGTAATGCAGCAGTGACCGCTATATCACAAATATGGGTCATTTTTGCTGGCCGTTAGCTGCGTTAGACAGGGTTACGCtatatacaaaaaatgttcatTATATATAGACTTTCATCTGTCGGACCTTAGACTTGCCGTTACAGACAGGAACATGCTATATAAAGGTGTCCGCTAATGCAAGTTAGAGTGTAGtattattgaataaatttaatgAACATCTGCAAAATAACTCGAATAAAGTCCTATACAGAATGAGAAACACAGAGATagacagaaaatatttgtatataatcACCTGTGATCATGTGACAGACATAGTCCTGTAATGTAACAGTCCTTCAAATAAAAACTGTGATCTATTTTGTCTATACAGGGCCATCGATCAGGATCTTCCAGGCTATCTTCCAGGCTATCATTATCAGGTTTTTCCTCTAAAACCTTTCTCAATTTTTCTGCAGTAACTTCATGCACTGCTATGACATCATGATTTTTAGTTACAAATGatacatattgttttatattttggcaCCGGGGTTCTGTTCTTTCATAAATGCTTACACTTTTATAAGGGTTGTCAGCCTCTTTCTGTGGTAACGTTGAACTATCCATgctttctttttctagatcaatgtCTGATGTGAAATGTGTACTGGAACTACTTTCTCTGAAACTTCCACAAAATTTACATGTTTCATATCCGCTAGaactattttttgagttatgtgTATCACATACTTCACAGGAACTATTTTCTACAGCATGAATATTACATGGCCTATCGCAAGCCCCTTCTGAAAAATCTGTTCTATATTTAGAAtctttgaccttaacctttctAGCTTCTGGAACCTCAAAGCATTCATCATACTGTGGAGTTCTTTTCCGTCTTAGTCTCTCTGAACCACTGTCACATGACATCGGCACATCACATGACCTGGACATGTCACATGATGTAGATGTACATATATCTGACACTGGTACATTTGCAACAAGTAAGTTCATCAAATGGTATCTGTTTCCTTGGAAAGTAAAAAGCCTGAAACCATTTTTGCTGTAAGCAAGTTCCGCAAAAGTCTTGTTTTCTGTCGTAAAAATTACATCTGAGTTATCGGGCGCAATGAATGGATGTGAGACTTTATCGTCTGATACCTAGAAAAGAATagtaaaaatcaatttaaaacacACAGAAGATAAAagcaatcaattactgtttggATTAATGCTTGTTTAAACTATACTTGTTATATATAAGTTTTCTGTAAACTGTGAACTTAACCTTGTTCCTGGATTTTAGTATTTGGTGAACTGTGAACTTAACCTTGTTCTTGGGTTTCAGTATTCTGTGAACTGAGAACTTAAATTTGCACCTGGATTTCAGTATTTTGTGAACTGAGAACTTAACCTTGTTCCTGGAGAACTGAGTCCTTAACCTTGTTCCTGGATTTCAGTATTTTCTGTGAACTGAGTACTGAACCTTGTTCCTGGATTTCAGTATCCTGTGAACAGAATACTTAACCTTGTTTGATTTCAGTATTCTGTAAACTGAGAACTTCACACTGTTCCTGGATTTCAGTATTTTGTGAACTGAGAACTTAAATTTGCACCTAAACAGTATTCTGTGAACTGTTAACTTAACCTTGCTCCTGGATTTCAGTATTCTGTGAACTGAGTACTTAACCTTGTTCCTGGATTTCAGTATTCTGTGAAATGAGTCCTTAACCATGTTCCTTGATTTCAGTATCCTGTGAACTGAAGGCTTAACCTTATTCCTGGATTTCAGTATTCTGTGAAATGAAGGCTTAACCTTGTTCCTGGATTTCAGTATCCTGTGAACCAAGCACTTAACCTTGTTCTTGGATTTCAGTATTCTGTAAACTTAACTTAACCTTGTTCCTGGATTTCAGTATTCTGTGAAATGAA
This window of the Mercenaria mercenaria strain notata chromosome 5, MADL_Memer_1, whole genome shotgun sequence genome carries:
- the LOC123557020 gene encoding F-box/WD repeat-containing protein 5-like, yielding MESAWQSFIPDSLLLDIFSYLDIKGLGCAAQVCTTWRRVVADEFLWQNIGKKLWNIKGGLAPGKLSWYEEVKRLTYHVPTVCYETIEKHTDEVLDVSISHSGEYFCTCSKDALVIMWKLGTQTSLVKSFDAGLFLRWQLSQYSTFCPDDSLILVCGVKSYDDIQVDMDTEYRAGVGAVFTVPDLEVVSVVEMDPPTMFGAWLNERVFLGGWPGSRSNTVDIQAFKVSDDKVSHPFIAPDNSDVIFTTENKTFAELAYSKNGFRLFTFQGNRYHLMNLLVANVPVSDICTSTSCDMSRSCDVPMSCDSGSERLRRKRTPQYDECFEVPEARKVKVKDSKYRTDFSEGACDRPCNIHAVENSSCEVCDTHNSKNSSSGYETCKFCGSFRESSSSTHFTSDIDLEKESMDSSTLPQKEADNPYKSVSIYERTEPRCQNIKQYVSFVTKNHDVIAVHEVTAEKLRKVLEEKPDNDSLEDSLEDPDRWPCIDKIDHSFYLKDCYITGLCLSHDHRYLYFNFREMDKSAPENKVDDPDDELPVSEKVFCKELKIGCIDLVGMERVKDIEFTGHLGFSTFPAWYICLDACPDYIGSGSEDMRGYLWDRHYRVCIGRLFHSTLDTGDNTLLVMSMHENSVVNGLAFSPVDQETCITVCDDRLIKIWRSKHQAKSLLKASSKSRTYNSMKEKLNKLKTAFEASLDGHT